The region cactcttAAATATGCCACAAATATGGCATATTTAACATATAAGAGTAACTAACACTTTTTGATAGCAACAGTTAACATTGTTTGATATCTTGACTCTTTAGACTTTGCTTTTATACAAGATATTTTCTATATCTAATTAGTTTTCAGGAGAAGTGTTAATTCATTGTCTTAAACTGAACATGCAATACCCAGCAAAACCAGTGTTAGCTGACTCATTTAAaagaattgtttgacattttggaaaatacaattatttgttttcttgctgagagctggacgagaagattgataccactctcatgtttgtccaTTAAACACGAAGCTGCAGACGGCAGctggttagcatagcttagcataaagactggaaacaaagggaaacagctagcttggctgtGTCCAAAGCTAAGGAATTTCCAGCTAAGAAATAGTCTAGGCACATAACCTCCCACAAATTACATGTTGtttacacactttttttttttttcacagatgaaacaaacaagataaaacttAATTCAttagttaattagtgagcttccgAGGTGCTGGTATGTGGATTTTcctacctttggacagagcaaggctagctgtttccccatttcctgtctttgtgctaagctaagctaaccagcttctGGCTGCAGCTTCAAATTTAAGTCTAtgaaacatgagagtggtaccaAACTTCTCATGTgacttttggcaagaaagcaaataagcctgTTTACCACAATATCGAACTATTTCTtcaagtaaacaaaaaacagatggCTGCACACCTTTTGAGCATTGACGATCTTGAACCTCTGCTCCATCTTGCGACACTTTGTACTCCAGCTCTCCTCGTCAGTGACCAGGGGGATGTAGGGGTGTTCGGGAAAGCTGTCATCACTTGTGCTGCTGTCAACACTCTGTCGATCGTCATCATCGCTCAGGTAATCATAGCTACAACAGAAGCAGCCAAACTATTTATTTTCAAGCGCCCAgtatcgttaatgttattagtaatgcttgtcctactatgacaagtcaaaatgtctgctgtgtaaAAGACATATAAGCACGATCCCAAAAGAAATGCCGCTCCTATCTAATGTGGCACAGTAACTTACCTTTGTGTGAATTTCAAGTACGGTGTGTAGTCAATCACGGCAGAAGATTTCCCATCCAAGGCCTCCCCTTTCAGACAGAAACTATGGAAAAGAAAGAACACAGGAATAGGACAAAAAACTATACACACCCATCTAAAGTTATCAGTTTGATGCATAAAATGTCTCTGTATCtttacacagagacacacaagtCTCCTCACCTAAAGTCTATGGCTCCAAGACCTATGAGCATCCCTGTTAGGACCGTGGCTTCCTCCCTTAACACGATGGCTCCTTCTGCATAGAACCTCCTAAAGCACAGAGACAAATACAACCAGCTGGGAACATGGTTCTAGTGGGGATAAGGTGATACTACTGTATATCTGGGGCCTCTAACCTGGTCGTTCTGCTGTCCCTCAGAGCAGTGGCAAGGTATTCAGACAGCCTCTTCTCCATCAGGGCTACTCTTATCCAGGCTCGCCCCTGAAGGAGTCACCAAAGGTTAAGAAATTAACTTAgtcacatcaaataaaaaaaaaattcttcacTCTCCTGACTATAATATAACATACCCCCATTTTTACCATTGTATATGTTTTAACAATCTCCACCACCGCTCTAACACTGAAAATGCTCATGTACGGCTGTTTACTAACATCATTTTTGGATATTGGAGTTCAGTTTGCTCAGACGGCTTCAGACTTATTGCTGCCGTTCAGAAAATCTTTGCTGCAAAGTTAGTGAAGCTTTAAAGGGCACAAAGCATTGCTAGAGTCTGTACTGCAACTCTTCCTTTAATTAGACTTTTTTGGGAAAGCTGCAAAGTCATATATCTGATTTATGCATCAATGCTTACTAGGACATCTGTTTCAAATCAGGGCAACTagaaaaattaatgaaaatagtcAACATTACACCTTACTAAAATGTGCATTTTCCCTCAGTTTTCTATTATGATCATTACTGTAACTGTATATAGGACTTGCTTTGGCTCGTGAGGTGCTGATGTTTTCCATGCTCTCGATGCTGCTGATGCAGCTGTTGGGCACTTTAGCGCAGGCCAGACGGATGTAGTCCCAGTAACTCCTCTGACCATCAAACCAGCTGCCGGAGCCTAAAAAGAGAGTGCAACATGAATATTGTTTGAGAGATTTTCTTTGTTGATATGTTGAACTTAACTGTCaacatatataatgtatatatttatttcagtgaacagagggcggagtCTTGGGTCTACAGGTGCAGCTACAGCGTGAGAGCCTTCACAGAAACAAGGAGCTGCTGATGGAGGAAGCCCACAGTGTTTGACCATAAAATCTTTGCAGATATTGAAAACTGATTGATGCGCTGGATACTGATTTGTTATTTTAGACACTACaatattgtatttaaaaatTCAGAACAAGTTTTGATGCAGAGACATTATAACAATGTTAGGTTTGACTTTATGTAATAATTTCAGTATTGATAGCTGAATTAAATTGATTCTACTAAATGTTTAATGACAAATCTcttcatttcttgttttaaattttaaatttgacaaaattagTCTTATTAGCATTTGAACATTGTCAATATGCTTTTCTGCTTCAATATCAGATTCCATTtattgttcagtgttttttgaGTTTCCTTAACATGCAGTCTATCCAAGTCAAATTCCTCATAGGTTCATTACCTTTGAAACGGTGGCTAAGGATGTGCTCAAGGATGGCTGCAAAATTGATGAACTCCTCAGATGAATCATCTATGGGCTCTGCTGTGTATTTCTCTAACAGCGTCTTTACTGAAAACCTTTGTGCggtagagaaagagaaattttAAACAAAGAGTTTGGTTGCCAGTAATGAAGTCATCATGGGAATAGGTTAGTCAGGGAACAGATTAATGGATTACTGctttctttgtttcagtttaCTGTAGGAGGAACACGTCATAGATCAAACTATAATTATACTTTTTGGAATCTTTCCTCGATAAAAAGAAATCACATAAGTCCATGTAAGTATACATAGTGTTCTGCAAACATAATGAATATAGTGAAACAAAGTTAATGATAATAAAACCTGTAAAATGGATTCAATCAAAAAGCAAGTgaatctttatatacagtctatgatcaGAACCCAGGTTGTTAAACACACATTATGTTCATCCCATATGTTTGTTAGCTGATGTAGATTTCTGCCCATAGTCATATTGCACTATCGATCTCCAGCTGACTCTCATTTCTACACTGGAGCCTGATGTCACCCTTTTACTGTGAGGAAGATGTTTATGGAGAGCTTTCAGGAAGCTCCCAACAACTCAGTTTACTTCTTATTGGACAGCTTGAATTTATGACTCTAGTCTGATGTAATACATGCAAAGCTGTAAGGATGCCTGCTTGTGACGCACTTCGCTGTAGCctgtaaagtacattttgagTACATGAATAAATATGGAAAACAAATTCAGCCAAATACCCCACATAAACAGTTTAAAGCATAGCTACAGTCAGGAGAAAAATATTTGGAATAGTTCTGTAAAATAGCAACATGGGGAGTTAAAAGTATCTGATACAAACCGCTGTGGAAAATACAGTAGTTAGtaaaacttaagaaaacaaGAGAGTCTACAGctgtgctagcagctctgtgaggctgtacttaagtatatatatacatatatatattgacctgatgatagatgaaaagtcagaggatcaccaaagtgattacaatttatcctgagagGGAAATTCATGTCTGTAGCAATTCCATGGCTATGTTCAATAGTTGTctagacatttcacttaaaactaaaaatgtcatcctcatggtggcactagaggatcatcaaagtttcatcatctgggcaccatgaatgtctgcaccaaattaatg is a window of Siniperca chuatsi isolate FFG_IHB_CAS linkage group LG20, ASM2008510v1, whole genome shotgun sequence DNA encoding:
- the rundc3ab gene encoding RUN domain-containing protein 3A isoform X1, whose product is MEPGCMQAAMAMGDVSKKASARNVAVERKNLITVCRFSVKTLLEKYTAEPIDDSSEEFINFAAILEHILSHRFKGSGSWFDGQRSYWDYIRLACAKVPNSCISSIESMENISTSRAKGRAWIRVALMEKRLSEYLATALRDSRTTRRFYAEGAIVLREEATVLTGMLIGLGAIDFSFCLKGEALDGKSSAVIDYTPYLKFTQSYDYLSDDDDRQSVDSSTSDDSFPEHPYIPLVTDEESWSTKCRKMEQRFKIVNAQKGYLEELVRLRESQLKNTETENKRLKARLEELQSHSQREKKELEDIVLELQEQLTSLIPCDSNHLAKNLSIPLVNQWPTLQPYNNQDDVKLFRRRSFPSTELLSVEISLDSDSQRTEGKQNGGAWCTGKDYTPSMMGLCGSLASLPSCKSLASLKSSECLVNISTENSPALSPS